A stretch of the bacterium genome encodes the following:
- a CDS encoding PP2C family protein-serine/threonine phosphatase, with product MMPLLLFLCCCISAFAQTPLSGMHSQLLMPDDSVSIEMSLLKGDVLQWSLLAESGQQGDGETRVSISSNLAGEVWSRTIEAERTDLQENLKIESDAQYRITVRKTGQRSRPVLLAAWPKFGKSGRTPFPVKSVERNVVPLAAGDRFVVDYEFKLPDTTRFQTIVDLELPTDLVRFWATTPAGDSLPGQVTVKRWLGDAGTISLRDMAKRGGSFTLRLECDIPEAGEIVFHRAPGSAPPAWLPREARISTQIEHSPWQCVAVPPYSVARSQELSQEVLPPKAKYAAQALRVSGVDTSIVAILRQVYEQRDSLYLWRRSNLANAAQYDTSFLELSLAFSAPKMHVTTTTPLAGLPEAKAPTKAISWFVESASGKNVEGTLYAWQYDEAVYVFPQAPNDRFWARTDLPLSKSVRTFTPTSRNYPNTIPLPPAQTLRPPQATFQGRPVRDASHRLLGLYFYNPSQETVYLAYRIARPIERTALSSFKKWPKAARWAIGIALISAILGGFAIWELRQRDKRRRKQAEEYAQELESARQVQQKLLPKGPMEVRGLQVLGLHQSMQSVGGDYYDFFPLEDGRVLICVADVAGHGLPAALLMSNLQATLHAIASHRRPINEIVALLNNEMVRRTSPDRFVTLMMAEISADRSMLTICNAGHNPGYLIRKHGTVIELDAGGIMLGVMEMFPFIQMEYSLEPGDLLAFYTDGIPEAEIGFEDMFGYDRLQYFLSENRDRPLPDIAQLLFQRVTSDTMPVGDDMAIVLVRVALGSGSKSEQREKGTAVV from the coding sequence ATGATGCCCCTCCTGCTGTTTCTCTGCTGCTGTATATCAGCGTTTGCACAGACGCCGCTTTCCGGAATGCACAGCCAATTGCTGATGCCGGACGATTCGGTCAGCATCGAGATGTCGCTGCTTAAAGGCGACGTTCTGCAATGGTCGCTGCTGGCTGAATCAGGTCAACAGGGCGACGGGGAAACGCGCGTGAGCATCAGCTCCAATTTGGCGGGCGAGGTCTGGTCGCGCACCATCGAAGCCGAGCGCACCGACCTGCAGGAAAATCTGAAGATCGAGAGCGACGCGCAATATCGCATCACCGTGCGCAAGACCGGACAGCGCTCACGACCTGTGCTGTTGGCCGCGTGGCCGAAGTTCGGCAAGAGCGGGCGCACACCGTTTCCCGTGAAGTCCGTCGAGCGCAACGTGGTACCGCTTGCGGCGGGTGATCGCTTCGTTGTGGATTATGAATTCAAGCTGCCCGACACCACGCGCTTTCAGACTATCGTTGATCTCGAACTGCCGACAGACCTCGTGCGCTTTTGGGCGACCACTCCGGCGGGTGATTCACTTCCCGGACAGGTCACTGTCAAGCGCTGGCTTGGTGACGCCGGCACGATTTCGCTGCGCGATATGGCTAAACGCGGCGGCAGCTTCACGCTGAGACTTGAGTGTGATATTCCAGAAGCAGGAGAAATCGTCTTTCATCGCGCTCCGGGCAGCGCGCCGCCCGCGTGGCTGCCGCGCGAAGCGCGCATCTCCACGCAGATTGAACACTCACCGTGGCAATGTGTCGCCGTGCCGCCCTATTCCGTTGCGCGTTCTCAAGAACTCTCGCAAGAGGTTCTGCCGCCGAAAGCCAAGTATGCCGCGCAGGCGTTGCGCGTCAGCGGTGTGGACACGTCTATCGTGGCAATTCTGCGGCAAGTGTATGAACAACGCGATTCGCTCTATCTCTGGCGCCGCAGCAACTTGGCCAATGCCGCGCAGTATGATACATCGTTCCTTGAGCTTTCGCTGGCATTCTCCGCGCCGAAGATGCATGTGACGACGACCACACCGCTTGCCGGACTACCCGAAGCAAAGGCTCCGACCAAAGCCATCTCGTGGTTTGTCGAAAGCGCATCGGGAAAGAATGTCGAAGGAACATTGTATGCCTGGCAGTACGATGAAGCCGTGTACGTCTTCCCGCAGGCGCCCAACGACCGCTTCTGGGCAAGGACCGATTTGCCGCTCTCCAAGAGCGTGCGCACCTTCACGCCGACCAGCCGAAATTATCCAAACACGATTCCGCTCCCGCCTGCACAGACGCTGCGTCCACCGCAGGCGACTTTTCAAGGCAGACCCGTGCGGGACGCAAGCCATCGCCTGCTTGGACTCTACTTCTACAATCCGTCGCAGGAAACCGTCTATCTTGCCTATCGCATTGCGCGACCGATAGAACGCACCGCTCTGAGTTCCTTCAAGAAGTGGCCGAAGGCCGCACGTTGGGCGATCGGCATCGCACTCATCAGCGCTATCCTGGGCGGCTTCGCGATCTGGGAATTGAGACAGCGCGATAAGCGCCGCCGCAAGCAGGCCGAAGAATACGCGCAGGAGCTGGAAAGCGCGCGGCAGGTCCAGCAGAAACTACTGCCCAAAGGTCCGATGGAAGTTCGCGGACTGCAGGTGCTCGGCTTGCATCAGAGTATGCAATCCGTCGGCGGCGATTACTACGACTTCTTCCCGCTTGAAGACGGCCGCGTGCTGATCTGCGTCGCTGACGTCGCCGGTCACGGCTTGCCAGCCGCTCTGCTGATGTCGAATCTACAGGCCACGCTGCACGCGATTGCCAGCCACCGCAGACCCATCAATGAAATCGTCGCGCTCCTGAACAACGAAATGGTGCGCCGCACGTCGCCGGATAGATTCGTGACGCTGATGATGGCCGAAATCTCCGCCGACCGTTCCATGCTCACCATCTGCAACGCGGGACACAATCCGGGCTATCTGATTCGCAAGCACGGCACCGTCATCGAACTCGATGCGGGCGGCATCATGCTCGGCGTCATGGAGATGTTCCCCTTCATTCAGATGGAGTACAGTCTTGAACCCGGCGACCTGCTCGCGTTTTACACGGACGGCATTCCCGAAGCGGAAATCGGTTTCGAAGACATGTTCGGCTACGACCGTCTGCAGTATTTCCTTTCCGAAAACCGCGACCGCCCGCTGCCGGATATTGCGCAATTGCTGTTTCAGCGCGTCACGTCCGACACGATGCCCGTCGGTGACGACATGGCTATCGTGCTGGTCAGAGTGGCGTTAGGTTCGGGGTCGAAATCCGAACAGCGCGAAAAAGGCACTGCGGTGGTCTGA
- a CDS encoding right-handed parallel beta-helix repeat-containing protein, whose translation MSDTRTVHYVGSAGAGSHGTISSAIAAAAPGDLIQVHPGIYSESLLIDKDLELVGFGAHDDVKLTTERDSVVVSTAQTLVIKNMTLVGKVRTQPVIHVKSGSMDVRFCSIEGGKYSIAADSGTRVTVANSSLGEAERGGLLAKHGINVLVDNSLIERCGGSGVIAEGCDEVRVLHSTISDTTPHAIECTGEGPFEVVDTEFTDVSHAQILDNYKPVKFEGEERSWYTRKLTDESEA comes from the coding sequence ATGTCCGACACTCGCACTGTGCACTATGTAGGTTCCGCCGGTGCCGGCTCGCACGGCACCATTTCATCCGCCATAGCCGCCGCCGCACCCGGTGATTTGATTCAAGTTCACCCGGGCATATACAGCGAGTCGCTTCTGATAGACAAAGACCTCGAACTGGTCGGCTTTGGAGCGCATGACGACGTCAAGCTCACGACCGAGCGCGATTCGGTCGTCGTTTCGACCGCGCAGACGCTGGTCATCAAGAACATGACGCTGGTCGGGAAAGTCCGCACGCAGCCGGTGATTCACGTGAAGTCCGGCAGTATGGATGTCCGGTTCTGTTCCATCGAAGGCGGGAAGTATTCCATCGCGGCCGACTCCGGCACGAGAGTGACTGTTGCGAACAGTTCGCTCGGCGAAGCCGAACGCGGGGGACTGCTGGCAAAGCACGGCATCAACGTGCTCGTGGACAATTCGCTGATTGAGCGCTGCGGAGGCAGCGGGGTCATCGCCGAAGGCTGTGACGAAGTGCGCGTGCTGCACAGCACCATCAGCGATACGACGCCGCACGCCATCGAGTGCACGGGCGAAGGACCGTTCGAAGTGGTGGACACCGAGTTCACCGATGTATCGCACGCGCAGATTCTCGATAACTATAAACCCGTGAAGTTCGAGGGTGAAGAACGTTCGTGGTATACACGTAAACTCACAGACGAGAGCGAAGCCTAA
- a CDS encoding carbonic anhydrase — translation MLSSPSAALAALRDGNLRYVNGTPAPWRADASLRAKLAQQQAPFACIITCSDSRVSPEILFDQTQGDLFVVRVAGTILTPEVVGSVEFAVEALGVKLVVVMAHSHCGAIEAAVSDLPLRGAVSAVIARLGTLVIEKRKQGYAGAELAAEVSKQNTRNLVTQLPQQSPAIHEALEHGSLSIVRAYYDIATGLVNWDE, via the coding sequence ATGTTGAGTTCTCCTTCTGCGGCTCTCGCGGCGTTGCGTGACGGCAATCTCCGCTATGTCAACGGCACTCCCGCACCGTGGCGGGCCGATGCGAGTTTGCGTGCGAAGCTCGCCCAACAGCAGGCACCGTTCGCCTGTATCATCACCTGCTCGGACTCGCGCGTTTCGCCGGAGATATTGTTTGACCAAACGCAGGGTGATTTGTTTGTCGTGCGGGTCGCGGGAACGATTCTCACTCCCGAAGTGGTCGGTTCCGTCGAATTCGCCGTCGAAGCGCTCGGGGTCAAACTTGTGGTCGTCATGGCGCATTCGCACTGCGGAGCCATCGAAGCGGCAGTCTCCGATTTGCCCTTGCGCGGCGCCGTCTCGGCTGTGATTGCGCGACTCGGCACGCTGGTCATCGAGAAGCGCAAACAGGGTTACGCCGGCGCGGAACTCGCGGCGGAAGTCTCCAAACAAAACACCCGCAACCTCGTCACCCAACTTCCGCAGCAGTCTCCGGCGATACACGAAGCGCTCGAACACGGCTCACTGTCTATCGTCCGTGCGTACTATGACATTGCCACAGGCCTCGTGAACTGGGATGAATAA
- a CDS encoding GDP-mannose 4,6-dehydratase, with protein sequence MLKRALITGISGQDGSYLAELLLAKDYHVWGMVRESSAHHANIEQIRSRLTLLDTDLLDTEAVEQVVRETAPDEIYHLAAPTFVPKSFQDPQGVLEFAERSVTNLIDAIRGVNPAIKLFHAASAEIFGSATESPQSETTPLHPRNPYGEAKALGHALTVQAREQYGLFAVSGILFNHESPRRSLQFVTRKIVCGAVDISLGLTDSLELGDLEARRDWGYAPEYVDAMWRMLQTKSPEDFVIATGQTHSVRDFCELAFGELDLDYRQFVKVNPEFIRPREEHQLVGNPAKAKRLLDWEARMPFPDMVKLMVRAEMQASLDQSG encoded by the coding sequence CTGTTGAAGCGCGCGCTGATCACCGGAATTTCCGGACAGGACGGAAGCTATTTAGCTGAACTGCTGCTTGCGAAGGACTATCACGTATGGGGCATGGTGCGCGAAAGCTCCGCGCACCATGCGAATATCGAGCAGATACGCTCGCGGCTTACGCTTCTTGATACAGATTTGCTCGACACGGAGGCCGTGGAGCAAGTCGTGCGCGAGACGGCGCCTGATGAGATTTATCACTTGGCGGCCCCGACCTTCGTGCCTAAGTCGTTTCAGGACCCGCAAGGTGTGCTGGAATTTGCTGAACGCTCGGTCACGAATTTGATTGACGCGATTCGTGGAGTGAATCCTGCAATCAAGCTCTTTCACGCAGCATCCGCGGAAATTTTCGGCAGCGCGACGGAGTCTCCTCAGTCGGAAACAACGCCTCTGCATCCGCGCAATCCTTACGGAGAAGCCAAAGCTCTCGGTCATGCGTTGACCGTGCAGGCCCGCGAGCAATACGGATTGTTCGCCGTGTCGGGTATTCTCTTTAATCATGAATCTCCGCGCCGCAGTCTGCAGTTCGTCACGCGTAAAATCGTTTGCGGTGCTGTGGACATCAGCCTCGGTCTTACCGACTCGCTGGAACTCGGCGACCTTGAAGCGCGGCGTGACTGGGGTTACGCGCCGGAATATGTTGACGCGATGTGGCGGATGCTACAGACGAAGTCGCCTGAAGATTTCGTGATTGCCACAGGACAGACCCACTCGGTGCGCGACTTCTGCGAACTGGCGTTCGGTGAACTGGATTTGGATTACCGCCAGTTCGTGAAAGTGAACCCCGAGTTCATCCGACCGCGAGAAGAACATCAGTTGGTCGGCAATCCCGCGAAAGCCAAACGGCTGCTCGACTGGGAGGCACGCATGCCGTTTCCCGACATGGTGAAGCTGATGGTGCGTGCGGAGATGCAAGCTTCCTTGGATCAGTCGGGTTGA
- a CDS encoding electron transfer flavoprotein subunit beta/FixA family protein: MNIVLLLKAVADSEATIRPTTDGKNVNLDGVTWVLNPFDEFAVEEALKLRDAAGSGEVVAVSVGGDEVPKVLRNALAMGVDRGVHVKGQTGFDALATARALAAAVKGLSYDLILCGKSAIDHDNHAVGMMVAELLDLPSVSVVVKLEQKDGKLVCEREIEGGLLIVETPMPCVIGTQKGLNEPRYASLKGIMAAKKKPIDEVAADSGPVQVEAMEVLPKPERQPGQMLGTGVEAVPVLIQKLREEAKVL, from the coding sequence GTGAATATTGTCCTCTTGCTTAAGGCCGTCGCGGACAGCGAGGCCACCATCCGCCCCACCACCGACGGGAAAAATGTCAACCTCGACGGCGTGACGTGGGTGCTCAATCCGTTTGATGAATTTGCTGTGGAAGAAGCTCTGAAACTGCGCGATGCCGCAGGCTCAGGCGAAGTTGTGGCCGTCAGCGTGGGTGGTGACGAAGTACCCAAGGTGCTGCGCAACGCGCTCGCGATGGGTGTTGATCGCGGTGTGCATGTCAAAGGCCAGACCGGATTCGACGCGCTGGCGACCGCGCGAGCGTTAGCTGCCGCTGTCAAAGGGCTGTCGTATGACTTAATCCTCTGCGGAAAATCCGCCATTGACCACGACAACCACGCGGTCGGAATGATGGTCGCCGAATTGCTCGACCTGCCGTCTGTCAGTGTGGTCGTCAAGCTCGAACAGAAAGACGGCAAGCTCGTCTGCGAGCGCGAAATCGAAGGCGGGCTGCTCATCGTTGAAACACCCATGCCCTGCGTCATCGGAACACAGAAGGGCTTGAACGAGCCGCGCTACGCATCGCTCAAAGGCATTATGGCCGCCAAGAAGAAACCGATTGACGAAGTCGCTGCCGACAGCGGTCCTGTGCAGGTGGAAGCCATGGAAGTGCTGCCCAAGCCGGAACGTCAGCCCGGTCAGATGCTCGGCACCGGCGTTGAAGCTGTTCCCGTTCTGATTCAGAAGCTTCGCGAAGAAGCCAAGGTGCTGTAA